TTTCCTGCTGCAGCTGGCTGCTTTTCTAAGTATCAACCTGGGCCTTTTTAACCTGTTTCCCATCCCGGCCCTTGACGGCAGCCGGATCCTGTTTTTGTTCTGGGAAAAACTAAGAGGGCGGCCGGTCGACCCGATGAAAGAAAATTTTATTCACCTGGTTGGATTTGGCCTGTTGCTCTTATTGATGGTGGTAATCACCTATAATGATATCCTTAGTATTTTTGTGGTTAATAACGTTCCAGGGCAAAATTAGCTCGTCACGGACGAACATGCTCATACAAATGCGTATCACACCCAGATTTTAAAGGCAAACGTGGTGTTGTTTTAGGATGGGTAAGGTGGGTAAGCGATGAACAGAAGAAAAAGCCGGCCGCTTATGGTTGGCGGAGTAATGGTTGGCGGTGGCGCTCCGGTGTCCGTTCAATCCATGACCAATACCGACACCAGGGATGCCGCCGCCACCACCGCCCAAATTAACAGGCTCGCCCTGGAGGGCTGCGAAATCATTCGCGTGGCGGTTCCCGACCACTGGGCGGCCGCTGCTCTACCCTTAATTATCCGCGGCATTGACATCCCTCTTATAGCCGACATCCATTTTGACTACCGGCTGGCTTTGATGGCTCTTGAAGCCGGAGCGCAGGGCTTAAGGATTAACCCGGGCAACATCGGGGGCCGGTCCAAAGTCGCAGAAGTCGCGGCAGCCGCGAGGGAGCGGGGAGTCCCGATCAGGATTGGAGTAAATGCAGGCTCTTTGGAAAAAAGTCTGTTAACCAAATATGGCGGAGTCACACCTGCCGCCATGGTTGAAAGCGCCATGGGGCACATACATATCCTGGAGGAATTGAACTATACGGATATCAAGGTATCCTTAAAGGCCTCCAGCATCCCGCTGATGGTTGAAGCCTACCGCAGCCTGGCCGGGAAAGTCGACTACCCTTTTCATATCGGGGTGACTGAGGCGGGTACGCTGGCCACCGGGACTGTTAAATCAGCGGTAGGAATTGGCATCCTATTAAGCGAAGGAATTGGTGACACCGTAAGGGTCTCGCTTACCGGACACCCGCTGCATGAAGTCAGAGTGGCCTATGATATTCTGAAAGCCCTGGGGCTGCGCCGCCGGGGTGTGGATTTGATCTCTTGTCCCACCTGCGGGCGCACCCAGGTTGACCTTATTAAACTGGCAGAGGAGACTGAAGCAAGGCTCAAAGTACTGGACAAGCCCATCAGGGTTGCCGTTATGGGCTGTGTGGTCAACGGTCCCGGTGAAGCAAGAGAAGCAGATGTGGGTATAGCCTGCGGCAAAGGGGAAGGACTCATCTTTAAAAAAGGCGTGGTTGTCAGGAAGGTCCCGGAAGAGAAGCTGCTGGAAGAACTCATGAAAGAAATCGAAACCCTATGAAGTTGTAAAGGACCCAAAGAAATACTTTCACAATATACGCCTTATGCCCTACGCCTTACGACCTATCGTAACCGCTTCTTGTTGATAAGTTATAGCAATAATTTATATTCATACCGGAGGTTTTTATCATGCGAGCTACAGAGTTATATGCGCCTACTTTACGGGAAGTCCCGGCCGAAGCCGAGGTGGTAAGCCACCAGCTCCTCCTGCGAGCAGGTTATATCAGGCGGACGGCAACGGGTGTATACACCTACCTGCCGCTGGGTATGCGCGTCCTTAAAAAAATCGAACAAATTGTTCGGGAAGAGATGGACCGCCAGGGTGGTCAGGAGATTATGATGCCCATAATCCAGCCTGCCGAACTTTGGCAGGAATCCGGCCGGTGGGACGTCTATGGCCCTGAGCTTTTCCGGCTTAAGGACAGGCATGAACGCGATTTTGCCCTTGGGCCAACGCATGAAGAAATCATTACCGCGCTGGTGCGTGGAGAAGTGAATTCATACAAGCAGATGCCGATCTTGTTATACCAGATTCAAAATAAGTACCGTGATGAACGGCGACCACGCTTTGGCCTGCTGCGAGGCCGGGAGTTTATCATGAAAGATCTTTATTCCTTCGACCGGGACGCGGACGGACTGGAGGTCAGCTACAGAAAAATGCACGTGGCGTATACCCGTGTTTTTAAACGCTGCGGTTTACGTTTCAGGCCGGTGGAGGCAGACTCGGGGGCTATTGGAGGCAGTGATACCCATGAGTTTATGGTCCTGGCCGATTCAGGAGAAGCAATTATACTTTACTGTGAAAATCCAGTTTGCGGTTACGCCGCCAACAATGAAAAGGCTTCCGTGCCGGTTGGTGAGATAACACCTGATGAGACACTCTACCCGCTAAACAGGGCTGAAACTCCCGGCTGCCGTACCGTCGAAGAAGTTGCACAGTTTTTACGTATTTCTCCTCAACAAATAATCAAGACGATTCTTTACGAGACTGAAAGAGAAGTCGCGGCCGCGCTTGTGCGGGGTGACCGCGAAATTAATGAAATAAAACTTTCGAATGCTCTGGGCTGCCTGCGGTTGGAACTGGCGGGACCAAAAACTGTCCAGCAGGTGACCGGCGCGGCGGTAGGCTTTGCCGGTCCGGTGGGGTTGAAGGGCTGTACCATTGTGGCCGACCCCGAGGTGATGGCTATGGTCAACGCTGTAACAGGTAGCAATACAAATGACATACA
This region of Pelotomaculum schinkii genomic DNA includes:
- the ispG gene encoding flavodoxin-dependent (E)-4-hydroxy-3-methylbut-2-enyl-diphosphate synthase encodes the protein MNRRKSRPLMVGGVMVGGGAPVSVQSMTNTDTRDAAATTAQINRLALEGCEIIRVAVPDHWAAAALPLIIRGIDIPLIADIHFDYRLALMALEAGAQGLRINPGNIGGRSKVAEVAAAARERGVPIRIGVNAGSLEKSLLTKYGGVTPAAMVESAMGHIHILEELNYTDIKVSLKASSIPLMVEAYRSLAGKVDYPFHIGVTEAGTLATGTVKSAVGIGILLSEGIGDTVRVSLTGHPLHEVRVAYDILKALGLRRRGVDLISCPTCGRTQVDLIKLAEETEARLKVLDKPIRVAVMGCVVNGPGEAREADVGIACGKGEGLIFKKGVVVRKVPEEKLLEELMKEIETL
- a CDS encoding proline--tRNA ligase; translated protein: MRATELYAPTLREVPAEAEVVSHQLLLRAGYIRRTATGVYTYLPLGMRVLKKIEQIVREEMDRQGGQEIMMPIIQPAELWQESGRWDVYGPELFRLKDRHERDFALGPTHEEIITALVRGEVNSYKQMPILLYQIQNKYRDERRPRFGLLRGREFIMKDLYSFDRDADGLEVSYRKMHVAYTRVFKRCGLRFRPVEADSGAIGGSDTHEFMVLADSGEAIILYCENPVCGYAANNEKASVPVGEITPDETLYPLNRAETPGCRTVEEVAQFLRISPQQIIKTILYETEREVAAALVRGDREINEIKLSNALGCLRLELAGPKTVQQVTGAAVGFAGPVGLKGCTIVADPEVMAMVNAVTGSNTNDIHCLNVNPGRDFEVNMIKDIRMVQAGEPCPHCGSKLLEAKGIEVGQIFKLGDKYSKVLGATYLDEGGKSLPIIMGCYGIGVSRTMAAAIEQNHDQNGIIWPVAIAPFQVVVIPVSAKDETQVALAEELYHRLLEAGVETVIDDRPERAGVKFKDADLIGYPLRITIGAKAVSENRVEIRPRKTGEVTLTATRDLEKTVLKMLAEL